From a single Desulfobacterales bacterium genomic region:
- a CDS encoding TrkA family potassium uptake protein: MKRFAVIGLGNFGFHAAKALYADGNEVLAADTDKSRVQAIDAYCTEALVLDATDRETLKSLGLQDMDGVIVSTGTKISTSILICLYLQEMGVKNIIAKALDNDHEKILRRMGANEIIHPERDSALRISRSLSRPNVLDFIPLADEYDLVQVGPPREFIGKNLKELNLRAKYNVHIIAIKELVPENFILVPPASFVIKDSDILMILGKSEDIRKIKALK; the protein is encoded by the coding sequence ATGAAACGCTTTGCAGTGATAGGGCTTGGCAACTTTGGCTTTCATGCGGCCAAGGCCTTGTATGCGGACGGCAACGAAGTCCTTGCCGCGGATACCGATAAGTCACGGGTGCAGGCCATTGATGCCTATTGTACCGAAGCGCTTGTCCTGGATGCGACGGACAGGGAAACCTTGAAATCGTTGGGGTTGCAGGACATGGATGGGGTGATCGTGTCCACCGGCACCAAGATCAGCACGAGTATTCTGATTTGTCTGTACCTTCAAGAGATGGGCGTGAAAAACATCATTGCCAAGGCACTGGACAATGACCACGAAAAAATACTGAGACGAATGGGGGCAAACGAGATCATTCATCCGGAACGGGATTCGGCCTTGCGCATATCCCGAAGCCTGTCCCGGCCCAACGTGCTGGACTTTATTCCCTTGGCCGATGAGTATGACCTGGTCCAGGTGGGGCCGCCGAGAGAGTTTATCGGGAAAAACCTGAAAGAGCTGAACCTTCGGGCAAAATATAACGTGCACATCATCGCCATCAAGGAACTGGTGCCCGAGAATTTCATTCTGGTGCCGCCGGCGAGTTTTGTGATCAAGGATAGCGATATTTTAATGATTCTCGGAAAATCAGAGGACATTCGAAAGATTAAGGCGCTAAAATAA
- a CDS encoding potassium transporter TrkG: MTLGNRVLKQHPATLVLLSFLLVIGVGTLLLKLPFSTNAGTIAWVDALFTATSAVCVTGLVVVDTGSFFTGFGQGVILLLIQIGGLGLMTISVTLFQWLGRSVSIRQRMAMQDLFAHTPREDIYSLVKSIVFFTLGAELFGAMLLTLHWYGELGLSRALYAGIFHSVSAFCNAGFALFPDSLMRYDGAFWLNVTVCGLIVVGGIGFPVLYELQARLRKRKKGRTRLTVHAKTVVLTTLLLIVSGALMFAVLEWQFTGTASTLSQRFWRPVFQSITCRTAGFNTVDIGSLQDATLAMMIFLMFFGASPGSCGGGVKTTTLALIIASVYSRFKRRGRVNLFKKSIPAETVSRSVSLMLISVGMIGIVFFLLLAGNSVSGHHLSGVRGAFLPYLFETVSAFGTVGLSMGVTPELNTWGKCWIILMMIVGRVGILTFSYIIVGTGATSAVEHSEENLMIG; encoded by the coding sequence ATGACATTAGGCAATCGTGTGCTTAAACAGCATCCGGCGACGCTGGTATTGTTGAGTTTTCTGCTGGTCATCGGTGTGGGAACACTCCTGTTGAAATTGCCGTTTTCAACCAACGCCGGGACGATTGCCTGGGTAGATGCCCTGTTTACCGCCACGTCCGCCGTCTGTGTCACGGGCCTCGTGGTCGTGGATACGGGCAGCTTTTTCACCGGATTCGGCCAGGGCGTCATTTTGCTGCTCATTCAAATCGGCGGGCTGGGGCTTATGACCATATCCGTCACCCTGTTTCAGTGGCTCGGCCGAAGCGTATCGATTCGCCAGCGCATGGCCATGCAGGACTTGTTTGCCCATACGCCCAGGGAGGACATTTATAGTCTTGTCAAAAGCATTGTTTTTTTCACCCTCGGCGCGGAGCTTTTCGGCGCAATGCTGTTGACCCTTCACTGGTATGGTGAACTGGGGTTGTCCCGCGCCCTGTATGCGGGAATCTTTCATTCGGTTTCTGCATTTTGCAATGCCGGATTCGCCCTGTTTCCGGATAGCCTGATGCGCTATGACGGCGCTTTTTGGCTCAATGTTACCGTGTGCGGCTTGATTGTTGTCGGTGGCATCGGATTCCCGGTGCTCTACGAGCTTCAGGCCCGGCTTCGCAAGCGGAAAAAGGGGCGCACCCGTCTCACGGTTCATGCCAAAACGGTCGTGCTGACGACTTTGCTTCTGATCGTTTCCGGTGCTCTGATGTTTGCCGTTCTGGAGTGGCAATTCACGGGGACGGCGTCAACGCTCTCGCAACGGTTCTGGCGGCCGGTGTTTCAGTCCATTACCTGCAGGACCGCGGGGTTCAATACAGTGGATATTGGATCCTTGCAGGATGCAACCCTTGCAATGATGATTTTTCTCATGTTTTTCGGGGCGTCTCCCGGTTCCTGCGGCGGTGGTGTCAAGACGACCACCCTGGCACTGATCATCGCTTCGGTTTACAGCCGGTTTAAAAGAAGAGGACGCGTCAATCTTTTTAAAAAGAGTATCCCTGCCGAGACCGTGAGCCGAAGCGTGTCGCTGATGCTCATATCTGTCGGTATGATCGGGATCGTTTTCTTTTTGCTTCTTGCCGGCAATTCCGTGAGCGGGCATCATCTCTCGGGGGTCCGGGGGGCCTTTCTTCCGTATCTTTTTGAGACGGTGTCGGCGTTCGGCACCGTGGGCTTGTCGATGGGGGTGACACCGGAACTGAACACCTGGGGTAAATGCTGGATTATTCTGATGATGATCGTTGGCCGGGTGGGCATTTTGACCTTTTCCTATATCATTGTGGGCACTGGCGCTACCAGTGCGGTTGAGCATTCCGAAGAGAATCTGATGATTGGATAG
- a CDS encoding TrkH family potassium uptake protein, with protein sequence MREKGYLKQRYAAIFSSVGFILFLSGPVMVTPLFALLVNPAEAVWIPAFVLPAGCLCLLGGILWRWLRPPSSITLSVCEGGVIVLVSWGLVPVFSAWPFMAVSGLSFSAAVFESVSGWTTTGLSVVDLTNAGPMILLWRSIMQLAGGAGLAIIMMSAIVGPTGVGISNAEGRGDQLVPHVRQSARLVLLIYIGYATAGTVAYRLAGMSLFDAVNHAFAAVSTGGFGMYPDSIGHWDSAAVEAVSLVLMVLGNLSFVTAWFLVQGEFRWLIRNGEVRLMAVLIPLSAAAVFLYTTSCGLYPLLGKSLRVALFGTVSALTTTGFSTVSYGNWNGFGMLVLICLMLIGGGTCSTAGGIKQFRIHLLWKLLVWEIRRSLMPRSAVLERPLWEGNRQVFVDDARVRQVAVFVFLYLATYTLGALILCACGYSLSDSLFEFASAMGTVGLSVGVSSPHMPLAGMWAEIFAMFLGRLELIVVFVSLFKLCKDGQRALARTKNGNDHDGRKKRI encoded by the coding sequence GTGCGCGAAAAAGGCTATCTCAAACAGCGCTATGCTGCCATCTTTTCATCGGTCGGCTTTATTCTTTTCCTGTCCGGGCCGGTGATGGTGACGCCGCTGTTTGCCCTTCTGGTGAATCCCGCGGAGGCAGTTTGGATACCGGCGTTTGTCTTGCCGGCGGGATGTCTTTGCCTGTTGGGAGGGATCTTATGGCGGTGGTTGCGGCCGCCTTCCAGCATCACCTTATCGGTCTGCGAGGGCGGCGTTATCGTTCTCGTCAGCTGGGGATTGGTTCCTGTCTTTTCGGCGTGGCCGTTTATGGCGGTGTCGGGGCTTTCGTTTTCCGCGGCTGTATTCGAGTCTGTGAGCGGGTGGACCACCACCGGCCTTTCGGTTGTGGATTTAACCAACGCCGGCCCCATGATTCTGCTTTGGCGCAGCATTATGCAGCTTGCGGGCGGGGCGGGATTGGCCATCATCATGATGTCGGCCATTGTGGGGCCGACGGGGGTGGGCATTTCGAATGCCGAGGGCCGCGGCGACCAGTTGGTTCCGCATGTCCGCCAGTCGGCCCGGTTGGTTCTCTTGATTTATATCGGGTATGCAACTGCCGGAACGGTTGCATACCGTCTGGCAGGCATGAGCCTTTTTGATGCGGTGAACCATGCGTTTGCCGCGGTTTCCACCGGCGGTTTCGGAATGTACCCGGACAGTATCGGGCATTGGGATTCGGCGGCTGTCGAGGCGGTATCGCTGGTGCTCATGGTGTTGGGCAACTTGAGTTTCGTTACGGCCTGGTTTCTGGTGCAAGGCGAGTTCCGATGGCTGATCCGTAACGGCGAAGTCCGGTTGATGGCGGTCCTGATTCCCCTGTCCGCGGCCGCCGTATTTCTTTACACCACCAGTTGCGGGCTTTATCCACTGCTCGGAAAATCACTTCGCGTGGCCCTGTTCGGGACGGTTTCCGCCCTTACCACCACGGGGTTTTCAACGGTAAGCTATGGAAACTGGAACGGGTTCGGCATGCTCGTCTTAATTTGCCTGATGCTGATCGGCGGCGGAACCTGCTCGACCGCGGGCGGCATCAAACAGTTTCGAATTCATTTATTGTGGAAATTGTTGGTTTGGGAGATTCGGCGCAGCCTCATGCCTCGCAGTGCGGTCTTGGAACGTCCCCTCTGGGAGGGGAACCGGCAAGTCTTTGTGGACGATGCCAGAGTGCGCCAGGTAGCGGTTTTTGTGTTTCTGTATCTGGCAACCTATACATTGGGCGCCTTAATTCTGTGCGCCTGCGGTTACAGCCTGAGTGACTCTCTTTTCGAATTTGCCTCCGCTATGGGAACCGTTGGACTTTCGGTCGGGGTGAGTTCCCCGCATATGCCGCTTGCCGGCATGTGGGCGGAGATTTTTGCCATGTTTCTCGGGCGGCTGGAGTTGATCGTGGTGTTTGTCAGCCTGTTCAAGCTTTGCAAAGACGGACAGCGCGCTTTGGCGCGAACCAAAAACGGAAATGATCATGATGGAAGAAAAAAGCGGATTTGA
- a CDS encoding TrkA family potassium uptake protein: MNILIVGGGASLYFLCRNLTAKGHEVVIINRDREECVQLARQLSAMVICGDGSDAGILKEAGAMSTDVLLAITPNDQDNLVICQLAALEFDVPRTVALANDPDNAEIFEKLGVPAFSTTHIVGSLIEQRASLEQITNLLPVGEGKVNVTEIVLEADSPVAGKCLKDFALPENALVAVVIRDHQPIVPRGASRLLAGDQLVLITLPENHGRVLKTITGESK; the protein is encoded by the coding sequence ATGAACATACTGATCGTCGGTGGCGGGGCGAGCCTTTATTTTCTTTGCCGAAACCTGACTGCCAAGGGGCACGAGGTGGTTATCATCAACCGCGATCGGGAAGAATGCGTTCAATTGGCCCGGCAGCTTTCCGCCATGGTTATTTGCGGCGACGGCAGCGATGCCGGGATTCTAAAGGAAGCAGGCGCCATGTCCACGGATGTGCTGCTGGCCATTACGCCTAACGACCAGGATAATCTGGTGATCTGTCAGCTTGCAGCGCTGGAGTTCGACGTGCCGCGGACCGTGGCGCTTGCCAATGATCCGGACAACGCGGAGATTTTCGAGAAACTGGGGGTGCCGGCCTTTTCGACCACGCACATCGTCGGCAGTCTGATCGAACAGCGGGCCTCCCTCGAGCAGATTACCAATCTGCTACCGGTGGGAGAAGGAAAGGTGAATGTGACGGAGATCGTTCTTGAAGCGGATTCTCCGGTTGCGGGAAAGTGCTTGAAGGATTTTGCGCTTCCGGAAAATGCCCTGGTTGCCGTGGTGATCCGCGATCATCAGCCCATCGTTCCCCGGGGGGCCAGCCGGTTGCTGGCGGGCGATCAGCTGGTCTTGATCACCTTGCCGGAAAACCATGGCCGCGTGCTCAAAACCATTACGGGCGAGTCGAAGTAG
- a CDS encoding TrkA family potassium uptake protein: MKNSLYIVIVGCGRLGSHLANQLSRVGHSIVVIDKNGETFNDLSPEFSGFRLEGDAVRMTVLKAAKVKNADVFFATTHEDNVNLMTAQVAKKIFQVPHVLARVFDPRRERIFDRLGIETICPTSVAAEMFLMAVASGAAAEKEVRP; the protein is encoded by the coding sequence ATGAAAAATAGTCTTTACATCGTGATTGTCGGATGCGGGCGTTTGGGCTCACATCTGGCAAATCAGTTGAGTCGCGTGGGGCATTCGATTGTGGTGATCGACAAGAATGGGGAAACCTTCAATGACCTTTCGCCTGAATTCAGCGGCTTTCGGCTCGAAGGCGACGCCGTCCGAATGACGGTGCTAAAGGCAGCCAAGGTGAAAAACGCGGATGTTTTTTTTGCCACAACCCACGAGGACAACGTCAACCTGATGACGGCACAGGTGGCCAAAAAGATTTTCCAGGTTCCCCATGTGCTGGCCAGGGTGTTTGACCCGAGACGGGAGCGGATTTTTGACCGGCTCGGAATCGAGACGATTTGCCCGACATCGGTGGCCGCTGAAATGTTTCTGATGGCTGTTGCGAGCGGCGCGGCTGCCGAAAAGGAGGTTCGGCCATGA
- a CDS encoding response regulator yields MEKRPILVVDDEKNIRLTMSRALEPLEVAVETAVNGEEALEKLREGSFGLVFLDLKMPGMDGMEALRLIKENWPEIRVIIITAHGTIASAVEAMKLGAVDFIQKPFSPGEIRALATLVPAREALDENHVVDYPALIELAKRHITDRRFADSREMVQKAIAVNPGQPEAYNLLGALLEIKGDWLQAQKFYRAALDIDPTFKPASANLERTTTISKLGRIDLGVNAGGRVAEDEGIGKAEKDEK; encoded by the coding sequence ATGGAAAAAAGGCCGATCCTGGTTGTGGACGATGAAAAAAACATTCGATTGACCATGTCCCGCGCCTTGGAGCCGCTGGAAGTTGCCGTCGAAACCGCCGTCAACGGTGAAGAGGCGCTGGAAAAGCTTCGTGAGGGGAGTTTCGGATTGGTGTTCCTGGACCTTAAGATGCCGGGCATGGACGGGATGGAGGCCTTACGCCTGATCAAGGAGAATTGGCCCGAAATACGGGTGATCATCATCACGGCTCACGGCACCATCGCGTCAGCGGTAGAGGCCATGAAGCTCGGGGCTGTGGATTTCATTCAAAAACCGTTCAGTCCGGGTGAGATTCGCGCGCTTGCCACCCTTGTGCCGGCACGCGAAGCATTGGATGAAAATCATGTGGTCGACTACCCGGCGCTGATCGAGCTGGCCAAACGTCATATCACGGACCGGCGCTTTGCAGACAGCCGGGAAATGGTCCAAAAAGCCATCGCCGTCAATCCCGGGCAGCCCGAGGCTTATAACCTGCTTGGGGCACTGCTCGAAATCAAGGGTGATTGGCTGCAAGCGCAAAAGTTTTATCGCGCGGCCCTGGACATTGATCCCACCTTTAAACCGGCTTCCGCGAACCTGGAAAGAACCACCACCATCAGCAAGTTAGGCCGGATCGATCTCGGGGTGAACGCAGGCGGGCGTGTGGCCGAAGACGAGGGGATCGGGAAGGCGGAAAAAGATGAAAAATAG
- a CDS encoding ATP-binding protein — MTLKHKIWAGYGVAFALMGLVVAWAVVNLVSLGTATDAILRENYRSILAAENMLDALERQDSGVLLMFLGDDRKGVAQYREYEAVFLEWLGRAKDNITIQGEAALLQSIETGYSKYRQWFSAMTDLPGVESPLRAASLGMYWETVYPLFAKIREECTGLRRLNEKTMYAVSVKAQAIAGRAIWSTAMVAAAALMVAVLFSLFIAERIVRPIRRFMDASRQISAGDYGVQVPVESGDELGRLAGEFNRMAAQLGRYHEMNIEQIIAEKNKGEAILSSIEDALVVFDTRLKMVGINPAGRRLLDLPFSEHAGVSCADILPVPWVCELIAETIEKQVNPKLSDERRIITLMDGAQSRHFLFSVTVIRGKERTLTGIVLLLRDVTRLKEIEQLKSDFVMAASHELRTPLTSLGMSIELLTETIEPRLEEKDRVLLRAAREEVQRMNALVNDLLDLSKIEAGRIEMDFERVPVQPLFAHVAAVFKNQMEIKAVGFSFAPEEDLPDIRADANKITWVLTNLVSNALRYVNRGGHIQLAAHRIGLNVHLSVQDDGPGIAPEYQSMIFQKFVKIKGREAGGSGLGLAICKEIVRAHGGAIWVESTVGHGSTFTFTVPVA, encoded by the coding sequence ATGACATTGAAACATAAAATTTGGGCCGGATATGGCGTTGCATTTGCGCTGATGGGGCTTGTGGTCGCATGGGCCGTTGTGAACCTGGTTTCCCTGGGGACGGCGACCGATGCGATTTTACGCGAAAATTACCGGAGTATTCTGGCCGCCGAAAACATGCTGGATGCCCTTGAGCGCCAGGACAGCGGTGTTCTTCTGATGTTTTTGGGGGATGATCGGAAAGGGGTTGCCCAATATCGTGAGTATGAGGCGGTGTTTCTGGAGTGGCTTGGCCGTGCAAAAGACAACATCACGATTCAGGGAGAAGCGGCGCTTCTCCAATCCATTGAGACCGGTTACTCAAAATACAGGCAATGGTTTTCGGCGATGACGGATTTGCCCGGTGTGGAATCCCCCCTGCGCGCCGCGTCTCTTGGCATGTATTGGGAAACGGTCTACCCGCTGTTTGCCAAGATTCGCGAAGAATGTACCGGGTTGCGTCGGCTGAATGAAAAAACAATGTATGCCGTCAGTGTTAAGGCGCAAGCCATCGCCGGCCGGGCCATCTGGTCCACGGCCATGGTGGCGGCGGCGGCGCTTATGGTGGCGGTTCTCTTCAGTTTGTTTATTGCGGAGCGTATTGTTCGCCCCATCCGGCGCTTCATGGACGCTTCCAGACAGATTTCCGCCGGTGATTACGGCGTGCAGGTGCCGGTGGAAAGCGGGGACGAGCTGGGCCGGCTTGCCGGCGAGTTCAACCGAATGGCAGCTCAACTCGGCCGTTACCATGAAATGAATATCGAGCAGATCATTGCGGAAAAAAACAAGGGGGAAGCGATCCTGTCCAGTATCGAGGATGCGCTGGTGGTGTTTGATACTCGCCTTAAAATGGTCGGCATTAATCCGGCCGGCCGTCGCTTGCTGGATTTACCCTTTAGCGAGCATGCGGGCGTATCCTGCGCGGATATTCTGCCGGTGCCATGGGTGTGCGAGCTTATCGCCGAGACCATTGAAAAACAGGTCAACCCCAAGCTTTCCGATGAGCGGCGGATCATTACGCTCATGGATGGCGCGCAATCCCGCCACTTCTTGTTTTCCGTTACCGTCATTCGCGGAAAAGAGCGCACCCTGACCGGCATCGTGCTGCTGCTTCGGGATGTAACGCGCCTGAAAGAGATCGAACAGCTTAAAAGCGATTTTGTGATGGCGGCTTCCCATGAATTGCGCACGCCGCTGACCAGCCTGGGAATGAGCATCGAATTGCTGACGGAGACGATCGAACCCCGCCTTGAGGAGAAGGACCGGGTGCTTTTGCGGGCCGCTCGTGAGGAAGTTCAGCGAATGAACGCCCTGGTGAACGACCTTTTGGACCTGTCCAAAATCGAAGCGGGCCGGATCGAGATGGACTTCGAGCGCGTCCCCGTGCAACCCCTGTTTGCGCATGTCGCGGCCGTGTTTAAAAACCAGATGGAAATCAAAGCGGTAGGCTTTTCTTTTGCGCCGGAGGAAGATCTGCCCGATATTCGTGCGGATGCCAACAAAATTACCTGGGTGCTGACCAATCTGGTGTCCAATGCCCTGCGGTATGTGAATAGGGGCGGTCATATTCAACTGGCGGCGCACCGGATCGGGCTGAACGTGCACTTGTCCGTGCAGGATGACGGGCCCGGCATCGCCCCGGAATATCAATCAATGATTTTTCAGAAATTTGTTAAGATAAAGGGGCGGGAGGCCGGCGGATCCGGGCTGGGGCTTGCCATTTGCAAGGAGATTGTTCGCGCGCACGGTGGAGCGATCTGGGTGGAATCGACTGTGGGCCATGGTAGCACGTTTACCTTTACCGTGCCGGTGGCGTAA
- a CDS encoding sigma-54 dependent transcriptional regulator, with translation MKKALIIDDDRNILTTLEMYLEDKGFLTMTAASGEQGLLQFRREAPDLVLLDMKLPDRDGLTVLKDIVSFGTKTQVLMITAYATIETAVSAVKMGAFDYLPKPFVPGQLDLILERLNRFHEMEMEIAVLKGVFFEGGILTRNRGMQKVLQTARQAADSAAIILISGESGTGKGLLAHLIHDWSPRAEGAFVTVDCAALQESLLESDLFGHVRGAFTGALRDKVGKLKMADGGTVFLDEVSEIPVSVQGKLLRFIQHREYERVGDPKLHTVDVRILAATNKDLDELVREGAFREDLYFRLNVLELFLPPLRERPEDIQLLAEHYLKRSAGVNGKAVRSCHPDVMQRLRDYPWPGNVRELVNTMERAVIMAAGNELTLADLSPHIANFHLAGECDGPLGSLAEIERLHIQQVMLHTSSLEEAARVLGIDPATLWRKRKKYQLT, from the coding sequence GTGAAAAAAGCACTGATCATTGATGATGACCGCAACATTTTAACCACCCTGGAAATGTATCTTGAGGATAAGGGATTTCTGACGATGACGGCGGCATCGGGTGAGCAGGGCCTGCTGCAATTTCGCCGCGAAGCACCGGACCTGGTGCTGCTGGACATGAAACTACCGGACCGGGACGGTTTGACGGTGCTAAAAGATATCGTCTCTTTCGGGACGAAAACGCAAGTGCTGATGATAACGGCTTATGCGACGATCGAAACGGCGGTCAGCGCGGTCAAGATGGGCGCGTTCGATTATCTGCCCAAGCCCTTTGTGCCGGGTCAGCTCGATCTGATTCTGGAGCGCCTCAACCGGTTCCACGAGATGGAGATGGAAATTGCCGTTCTTAAAGGCGTGTTTTTCGAAGGCGGCATTCTGACACGAAACCGTGGTATGCAAAAAGTGCTGCAAACGGCGCGACAGGCGGCCGATTCCGCGGCGATTATTCTTATCAGCGGGGAAAGTGGAACCGGCAAGGGATTGCTCGCGCACTTGATTCACGACTGGAGCCCGCGGGCGGAAGGGGCTTTTGTCACGGTCGACTGCGCGGCTCTTCAGGAGAGCCTTTTGGAAAGTGATTTATTCGGTCATGTGAGGGGGGCTTTCACGGGCGCTCTGCGCGATAAGGTGGGGAAACTCAAGATGGCCGACGGCGGCACCGTCTTTCTGGATGAAGTCTCGGAGATTCCGGTTTCGGTTCAGGGAAAGCTGCTTCGCTTTATTCAGCATCGGGAATACGAACGGGTCGGCGATCCGAAACTCCATACCGTGGATGTGCGCATTCTGGCGGCGACGAACAAGGATCTGGACGAACTGGTCCGGGAAGGGGCCTTTCGGGAAGATCTGTATTTTCGGCTCAACGTGCTGGAATTATTCCTGCCCCCTTTGCGGGAACGGCCCGAAGACATTCAACTATTGGCGGAACATTATTTAAAACGCTCGGCCGGCGTCAACGGCAAGGCGGTCCGAAGCTGTCATCCCGATGTCATGCAGCGCCTGCGGGATTATCCATGGCCCGGTAATGTCCGGGAGCTTGTCAACACCATGGAGCGCGCGGTGATCATGGCGGCCGGCAATGAGCTGACCCTGGCCGATCTATCTCCTCATATCGCGAATTTCCATTTGGCCGGCGAATGCGATGGGCCGTTGGGGAGTCTGGCGGAAATTGAACGGTTGCATATTCAGCAGGTGATGTTGCATACGTCCTCGCTCGAAGAGGCGGCCCGGGTGCTGGGCATTGACCCGGCCACCCTGTGGCGCAAACGTAAAAAATATCAGTTGACCTGA
- a CDS encoding HAMP domain-containing sensor histidine kinase — MQENPSNGTGRSVRYPIWFKIFVVSLIPTLTLLIAALLNHQYLNSLGDSAEQILSKNYKSIRAAQAARSALEEARNPLLVQMPQRPSIAVIPEETLRRISANLHICRENITEDGERELVETLLTGYGRYEPLVMSLNRAAGNPWTSDRFVPFLSLTAELVRRLDDLVRLNEGAMERAELQTRLLAHRAQRQAALLFGSIIVAILALSVFLSYRIGRPIMMLANRLSGMREGSGVYPVVNVQAGDEIGYLADSFNRLFTRLEQYDHHRDDILAGEKEKVRHSEEAKGRFIADISHQLKTPMTSLAMSTGMLHARGDALNAEKRAKLVATAYEDCTRLAALINELVDISRLEAMSRPRPKETLDINVVIRECIAPLRNQAEEKGIHLDIEISEPLPQVTIDSFRFPWVITNLVGNALRYTGPGGRIELKVFKRGGRFYFQCTDTGSGIDPKYLPHIFDRFTQFSERGKSGTIGLGLAIVKDIIEQHGGDVEVKSRLGEGTTFTFWIPAS; from the coding sequence ATGCAGGAAAACCCGAGTAACGGTACCGGCCGATCGGTTCGGTATCCCATATGGTTTAAAATCTTTGTCGTGAGCCTGATTCCAACATTGACCTTGCTGATTGCCGCCTTGCTCAATCACCAGTATTTAAACTCACTGGGTGACAGCGCCGAGCAAATTCTGTCCAAAAACTATAAAAGCATTCGGGCTGCGCAGGCGGCCCGATCCGCGCTGGAAGAGGCACGCAATCCGCTGCTGGTGCAAATGCCTCAGCGGCCATCGATCGCCGTCATTCCGGAAGAAACCCTTCGGCGCATCTCCGCCAATCTCCATATTTGCCGGGAAAACATCACCGAGGACGGGGAACGCGAGCTGGTCGAAACCCTGTTGACAGGCTACGGCAGGTATGAACCGCTTGTGATGTCCTTGAACCGGGCGGCGGGAAATCCTTGGACCTCGGACCGTTTTGTCCCTTTTTTGTCATTGACCGCGGAGCTGGTGCGACGTCTTGACGATCTGGTGCGTCTCAACGAAGGGGCGATGGAGCGGGCGGAACTGCAGACCCGGCTTCTGGCTCACCGGGCGCAACGGCAGGCCGCCCTGCTTTTCGGCAGTATCATCGTCGCTATTTTGGCATTGAGCGTCTTTTTGTCCTATCGGATCGGCCGGCCGATCATGATGCTGGCGAATCGGCTTTCCGGCATGCGGGAAGGCAGCGGGGTTTATCCGGTGGTCAACGTGCAGGCCGGCGATGAGATCGGGTATTTGGCGGATTCCTTCAACCGGCTGTTTACCCGCCTTGAGCAGTATGACCACCACCGGGACGATATTCTGGCAGGGGAAAAAGAGAAGGTCCGGCACAGTGAAGAGGCCAAGGGCCGCTTTATCGCCGATATTTCCCACCAACTTAAAACGCCCATGACCTCCCTGGCGATGAGCACGGGCATGCTGCATGCGCGAGGTGATGCGCTGAATGCGGAGAAACGGGCCAAGCTCGTGGCCACCGCATATGAGGATTGCACGCGGCTCGCAGCGCTCATCAATGAGCTGGTCGATATATCCCGGCTGGAGGCCATGTCGCGGCCCCGGCCAAAGGAAACCCTGGACATCAATGTCGTGATTCGTGAGTGCATCGCCCCCTTGCGCAACCAGGCGGAAGAAAAGGGCATTCACCTCGACATCGAGATATCGGAACCCCTGCCGCAGGTGACGATCGATTCATTCCGGTTTCCCTGGGTGATAACGAACCTCGTGGGAAACGCCCTGCGCTACACCGGCCCGGGCGGCCGCATCGAATTGAAGGTTTTCAAGCGTGGCGGCCGCTTTTATTTTCAGTGCACGGATACGGGCAGCGGCATCGATCCGAAATATCTGCCGCATATTTTCGATCGGTTCACCCAGTTTTCCGAACGCGGCAAAAGCGGCACCATCGGTCTCGGGCTCGCCATCGTCAAGGATATCATCGAGCAGCACGGCGGCGATGTGGAAGTAAAAAGCCGGCTGGGGGAAGGCACTACCTTTACATTTTGGATACCGGCGTCTTAG